The nucleotide sequence CGTATTGCCCCCTGGCCGCGACTGGGCGGCCTAGGGTGGCGCGAACCGGGGCGCTGGATGAAATCAGCCTGTGTTCTGAAGTCCCTGGGCGATGGCGTTAATGGTGTTGAGCAGGCTGTGAAAGATCTCGTCGTCTTCGCGGTCCCCTTCGCGCCAGCGGTTCAGCAGTTCCACTTGGTGCAAACTCACCGGATCCAGATAGGGATTGCGGATGCGCAAAGAACGCTGCAGCGTCGGGTCGGAATCCAGCAGGGCCTTCATTCGTTTGAGTTTGAGCAGCCAGTGGACGGTCCGTTCGAATTCTTCACGAACAGTATCGAACAGATGGCGGGCTTCTTCCGGTACCAAGTCCGCGTAGCGTTTGGCGATGGCCATGTCGGCTTTTACCAACACCATCTCCGCATCATCGAGCATGTTGCTGAAAAACGGCCAAGTGTGGGCCAGTTCAGTGACCTGCTTTTCGCCAACCAGACTTACAGCCGCTTCCAGGCCGGAACCCAATCCATACCAACCGGTGAGCAGATGCCGGCTTTGAGACCATGAGAACACCCACGGAATTGCTCGCAGGTCCTGAATACCCCGCTGTGCACGCCGGGAGACAGGGCGGGAGCCGATCTGCATGCGTTCGATCACGTCTATCGGCGTGGCATGGCGAAAATATGTGAGAAAATCCGGGTGTTCGTAGACCAGGGCACGGTAAGTGCGGCGACTGACCGCAGCGATTTCGCCCATCACCCGCGCCTGTTCCTCACTGTCCGGTTCCCGGGGTAGGCCGGTTGCCAGCGCCACGGCACTGACGGTTTGTTCCATCGTGCGGCTGGCAATACCCCTAAGGCCGTACTTTTCGTTGATCATCTCGCCCTGTTCGGTGACCCTCAGTCGTCCCCGCACCGCCCCGGGCGGAGAGGCCAGTACCGCCCGGTGGGTTTTACCGCCACCCCGGCTCACGGTGCCGCCGCGCCCGTGGAACAGCGTGAGATCCACACCATGGCGCTCGGCGGTTTCCACCAAAGTACGTTGCGCTTGCTGCACATGCCAGCGGGAGGCGGCGAATCCGCCGTCCTTATTGCTGTCGGAATAGCCGAGCATGACGATCTGGCGGTTGTTCCGGCTGGCCAGGTGGGCTTTGTATGTGGGGTTGCTGAGCAAGCGATCGAGAATCGCCGGTCCATTACGCAGGTCTTCAATGGTCTCGAACAGCGGCGCCACGTCCAGCGGGACGTTGTCGCTGTCATCCACCAATCCGGACCACCGCGCCAGCAGTAGCACGGTCAGCACATCATCCTCGGCATGGGTCATACTGATGATGTAGGCGCCGATGGCGTGGGCGCCGTATACGCGCCGGATCTCGGACAGGCAACGGAAGACTGCCAATGCGCTTTGCAGTTCGGGCTCGTCCGGAATCAGGGGTATCGCGGTTTCGGCGATGGCAGCTTCAATTTGAGCGCTACGCTCGGCGGACGGGCGTTCCAGCCAGTCGCCTACGCCGATCCAGGCGCCGAGGATACGCCGATGAACCAATGCATCCTGACGAACGTCCAGCGTGGCCAAGTGAAAACCGAAGGTCTCCGCTCGCCGCAATAGCCTCTGCACGAGGAATCGGCCGGCGTGATCGCCTTTGTTCTCATGCAAACTTTGGGAGATCAGCCGGAGGTCGTCGATGAATTCCCCCGCCTGCGGGTAGGGGAACGATCCGCCGTCGCGCGCTTGCTCCACGCGGGCGTCCATCAGCATGAGCATGATCCGATAGGGCATATCGCGATGGCGCACTGGGACGCTGGCGAGCTTTTCCGGTAATCTGCGGCCGTAGTGTTCGATACGTTGCATCAACGCTTCGCTGACGCCGATACGAGAGGCCGACTGGCTCAGCTCCCGGTAGAGGTTCGACAGTTCACGGCGATAGATGGCCAGGATCTGCCGGCGCTGCTGCGACAAGGTCGCTTTGATGGTATCGGCTGTCACGTTGGGGTTGCCGTCCATATCCCCGCCGACCCAGGAGGCAAAACGAAGTATGTTCGGTGCGTGGTACTCGGCCGCCTGGTCGCCATAGGCGCTGCGGACCGATGCTTCGAGTTCTTCGTAGAAGGCCGGAATCACGCGGTAGATCACGTCGGTGACATAAAACAGGACATGTTCCAATTCGTCGCCGACCGTGGGGCGGATGTGAGGCTCGGTCTCCGTCTGCCAGGCCGCGGTCATGTGCATGCGGATACTCTGGAGGATGGATTCGTGTTCTCGCGGGGTTAGCGACGGGTTGATGCCTTCCACCAAGCGGCGCGCAATCCACTGTTGTTTCTGCAGCAGGGTGCGGCGGCGGGCTTCCGTGGGGTGCGCGGTGAAGACCGTTTCGACCGCCATGGAGGAGAGCAAGGCGTCAACGCGTTCCAACGACCATCCGGTTTCCTTCAACCGCATAATCGCTTCCAGCAGACTGTCCGGCTGATGTGAGGTGGCTTGGCGCGCGTAATAACGCCGCCGACGCAGACGATGGACTTTTTCCGCCATATTGACGGTTTGAAAGTACGCCGAGAAGGCGTAGACAAATGCCAGCGACGCCTCATTCGGAATCTCCCGAATCAGGATGTCCAGAGCGTTTTCGGCTTCCCTGTCACCGTCGCGACGCCGAACCGCCAGCGCTCGGCTTTGATTGACCTGTTCCAGCAGAACGGGCCCTGATTGTTCCAGGAGAACTTGTTCGAGCACGTGGGTGACCGTCTCGATGTCATCCATCAAGCCTTGATCTTTATCCGTTGGCGAGGTGTCGATCTGACCCATGGGACCTCCAGGGTAGAAAGGGCGCGACAGTCGTATGACCTAATTGAAAGCGAGGAGTTGGTCGACGCGAGTGACTTGAGCCAGTGCCGTCATTTGCGCTGGAACACCGACGAACCGGAGAGTGACTTGTCGATCCCGAGCGAGCCTTAGCCATTCGATTAGCAACGCCAAGCCCGCGCTGTCGCTGTGGCTCACTTTTGACAAGTCCAGCACCAATTCGCTGGAGGCCGAAGGAAAAACGTCGACTAACGCTTCTATGGCACTAGGAACCGTCGCGAAAGTCAACTCGCCCCGGACATGAACGGCTTCTTTTTGGGGTTCCAGCACGATCGGTGAGCTGCTGCCGTCGGCGGAATCAGCTCGTTTCACGGTTCAGCTCGATGGGCTCGCTCTGGGTCTTGAGCTTTTCAATCAGTGCTTGGACACCTCGCTGGGGGTCGGTATGTTTGCGAATTTCGTTGGCGAAGGTGTTGCGATAATTGGTGACGATACTGATGCGTTCCACACTGACGTCGAACACTTTCCACTCGCCTGCCTTGGTCTTGTACACACGATATTCCACCGGAATGGGTTCGCCTTGGGTGGGCACGATTTCGGTACGGACGCGGGCATCCGGCCGGCTGGGGTCGTTACGCGTGGGCAAGTATCGAATCTGCTGGTCTTCATAGGTCAGCAGCGCTTCGGCGTAAGTGCGCATCAACATTTCCCGAAACTCAACCATAAATGCCTCGCGCTGCACGGGCGTGGCGGCACGCCAGTACTTTCCGAGCACTAATTGGGAGACATAGACGAAGTCCACGTGAGGCAGAATGCCCTGCATGATTAACGCCCGGAGTTTTTCAGGATCGGACTGGAGTTGGGCGCGTTGCGTGCTGATCTGTTCCACAATGTCGTCGACGACCACGCGCATGAATTCTGTTGGTTCATCGTATTGCGCCATGGAGGCGGGTGCCGTAAAGGCCCACATGACCATGGCGGCAAACAAGTGTCGGCGCATCACATTATCTCCTTATCCATTTTCGTTGTTTTGTCGGATGAGTGTTTGCGTTCAATCGGAGTCAAGCCGTGTGACGAATTGCCCGATGAGATTTTCCAGCACCAAGGCCGATTGGGTAAAGCGAATTTCGTCGCCATCGGCCAGCGAAGTTAACGAGCCGCCCGGGGTAATGCCGATGTATTGCTCGCCCAACAAACCGGAAGTGAGAATGCTGGCATCGCTGTCTTCCGGAAGGTTGTTGTAGCGCTCGTAGATTTCCATCGTCACTTCCGCTTCGAATGTCGTGGTGTCGATCTGTATGTCCGTGACTCGGCCAATACGGACACCTGCCATGCTCACGGGGGCGCGGGGTCGCAGGCTGCCGACATCTTGGAATCGGGCGGTGACGCGATAGTTCGGCTCGGTGTTGAATCCATTGACGGTGCTCACTTGCAACGTTAACAGAAACAGGGCCGCCAATCCGAGGCAGACGAACAGACCCACGATGAGTTCCAGTAAGCGCGTCTGCGTCATGTCATTCTCCAGTGAACATAAGTCCGGTAAGGATAAAATCCAAGCCCAATACAGCCAGGGAGGAAACCACAACGGTATTGGTCGTGGCCCGACTCACGCCTTCTGAGGTGGGTACCGCGTGATAACCCTGGAAGACGGCGATCCAACTAACCACCACGCCAAACACCAGGCTTTTGATGACCCCGTTCATCACGTCGTCCTCGAAAGTGGCGGCATTTTCGATTTGTCCCCAGTAGGCTCCGGCGTCGACACCCAACAGCGAGACCCCCACCAAGTATCCGCCCAATATGCCCAGCGAGGTAAAGATGGCCGAGAGCAGTGGAAGTGCGATAAAGCCACCCATGAAACGGGGAGCCACCACTCGGCGAATGGGGTCCACAGCCATCATTTCCATGGCTGAGAGCTGATCCGTGGCGCGCATCAGACCAATTTCCGCCGCCAGCGCCGAACCGGCCCGGCCGGCGAATAGCAGAGCGGTGACGACCGGCCCAAGCTCGCGCATAAGCGATAGCGCGACGATGACGCCCAGCGACTCTTCCGCTCCGAACGAGGTCAGGGTGTTATAGCCCTGCAGGCCCAACACCATGCCGACAAAGATGCCGGAGACGATAATAATCGTCAGCGACAATACACCGACGGAATAAACCTGCTGGACAACCAGCCAGGGACGCAGTGTGAGTGACGGCACACCGGCCAGAATTCGAAATAAAAACAACAGGCCGCGGCCAAGGCCGGCCACCAGGTCCATCACGACCAACACAGGATTGGTGGGTTGCGTCATCCGCGACTACCCCGGAAGAGATCGTCCATATAATCTGCAGCCGGATAGTGAAAAGGGACTGGGCCGTCGTCCAGACCGTGCATGAACTGTCGGACCCATTCGGCATTGCTTGCCAGGAGGGCTTCCGGTGTTCCTTCGCCCATGACCTTACCCTCGGAAATCAGGTAGCAATAGTCCGCGATCGACGTGACCTCTTTGATATCGTGCGTGACCACGATTGAGGTGAGTCCCAAAACGTCATTCAACAGCCGCAGCAGGCGAACGATCACCCCCATGGAGATCGGATCCAATCCCACGAAAGGTTCGTCGTACATGATCATGTCCGGGTCGAGGGCAATCGCGCGGGCCAAGGCTACGCGGCGCGCCATACCTCCGGATAATTCTTCCGGCATCAAATCACGGGCACCGCGCAAGCCCACCAGTTCAAGCTTCATCAACACCAGATCGCGAACCATGGATTCGGGCAGCCGGGTATGCTCGCGCAGTGGAAATGCCACGTTTTCAAACACGTTGTAGTCCGTGAGCAAGGCGCCGGTTTGAAACAACATGCCCATACGCCGCCGCAAGGCATAAAGTCCGCTACGCGAGAGCTTGGGTACTTCCTGTGCGTCGACTTGAATGCTGCCGCGATCGGGCAAAAGCTGGCCGCTCAACAGCCGAAGCAGCGTGGTTTTGCCCGTGCCGCTGGGGCCCAGGATGGCGGTGATACCGCCCCGCCGAATGTTGATATCGATACCATCGAAAATGACTCGGCGGCCGCGCCGAAAGCTCATGTCGCGGATGGTTGCAATGAAGTCCGAATCGGACATGCCGCATTCCCTGTGCATGGCGTGAGTCGCGAGACCGTTCACCAGAACCTGCTAAAGCTCGGATGCCTATAAACCCGTGCCGGGTCTCCCGACCGCCCCTTGATAAAACGCGGCCCGCCGAAAATCGCGGGCCCATGCAAACGGAGACTTTTACCATAGCTGGAATACGCGCGCCAATGGACGGTAGCACAACCGAAGCCCTTTTCAGGCGATTACGGCGGCGCTTTTAATCATGGCGAAGACGGTAGCGCCCGGCCTCAAGGCCAACTCGGCAACGGATCGTTTGGTGAGTCGTGCCAGCAAGGTGTTGCCGCCGGTATTCACCGTGACCAACGCATGGGCGGGGGATTCGTGTTTAATCGCCTTAACCGTGGCGTGGAATACATTCAAGATGCTGCTTTGCTCGGGACGTTGCAAACTCACGCTGACGTCGCTGGCCAGAATTCTGATCCGCACCGGTTTGTCGGAATTGTCTTGGGGGTGTGCGATCCAGAATTCCACGGTGCCGATCCTAACTGCGGTTAGGGCGAAAGCAGCGTCGTGTCGGCTGATGCGACCTTCCAGAATGACGCCTGCTTCGGGGCCGGTTGCCAGTGGCGTATCAGTGGCCGAAGCCAGCTCGGCAAGGGCGCCCTCGTGCGTGACCCGACCCTGATCCATCAGGATCATGTAATCGGCCAGTTGCACCACCTCGTCCAGCTCGTGGCTGACGTAGACCATAGGGATGGCGAAGCGGCGCTGGATCGCTCTTAGGAAAGGGAGGATTTCCGCTCGGGCATCGTTGTCCAATCCGGCCAGTGGTTCGTCCAGCAACAGCAGGCGAGGACTGCTCACCAAGGCCCGTGCGAGGGCCGCGCGTTGAGCCTGTCCGCCGGAAAGGGCGATGCTTCGGCGCGACAGCAACGGGCCAAGTTTCAAGAACTCGATAACCTCGTCGGGAGCAATACGGGCAACCCCGGGCGGAATTCGCTTCTGGGCATAGTTCAAGTTGCCTTGGACGGTGAGGTGAGGGAACAGCAGGGCATCCTGAAACACCAATCCGATCCGCCGTTCGTGTGTGGGCGTAAGGCGCTTGCCGGTTGGGGGCATCCAAATTTCACCGCCAAACCGCAATTCCCCGCGAGCCTCGGTCTCCAGGCCAGCGAGGATTCGTAGCAAGGTGGTTTTTCCACATCCGCTGGGGCCGAACAAGGCCGTGATGCCGTAACCCGGAAGGCGAAATCGCGCGTCGAGGCTAAAACCCGGTCGGTTCAATTGAACCCGGGCCTCGATGGGAGTCGTCAATTCGGCCACGGCGTGCGGTTCTTTCCCAGATAAACAAGAAAAAGAATGGCAAACGATACGCCCAGTAGCACGGCCGAGAGCCGGTGAGCGCTGCCATACTCCAAAGCCTCCACGTGATTGTAGATGGCGACAGAGGCGACCTCGGTCACACCCGGAATGTTTCCGCCCAGCATGAGCACAACGCCGAATTCGCCCAGGGTATGGGCGAAGCCTAAGGTGATGGCGACCACAAAGCCGCGTGCGGCGAGCGGGACAGAAACCGTAAAAAACCGGTCGACCGGGCCGGCCCCCAGGGTGGCGGCGGCCTCCAGGAAACGTTCACCTGATGTGGCCAGCGCGTGTTGCAGGGGTTGCACGACGAAAGGGAGCGAATACACCACCGAACCGATCACCAGTCCGGTGAAACTGAATGCCAAAGGAGCGCCGGTAAAATGTACAGACCACCGGCCCACGGGACCTTGTGCGCCCAGCAGCAAGAGGAGATAAAAGCCCAGCACGGTGGGGGGTAAAACCAGGGGGAGGGCGACGAAGGTTTCCACCACCGGTTTGAGTGGGGATCGACTTTTGGTCAACCAAACTGCCAGCGGGGTACCGATCAGCAGCAATACCAGCGTGCTGACGGTTGCCAACTTCAATGTGAGCCACAAAGCCTGCAGATCAACGGACGACATAGCCATTCCCGCCGTGGGGTACTCGCTCGTGATCGGAGCTGATACCGGGTAAATCGTAGCCCGCCGTCGCGATCAGTTGCTGGGTCTCAGTGGTTTGGAGATAGCGGAGAAACTGCGCCGCCGCTTCGGGTGCGCCGGCTAGCAGAACAGCCTGTTGCAGGATCGGTCGGTACAGCTTCCCAGGTACGGTCCAGTAGTAACCCGGGATGGTAGGGCCTCGATTTTTGATCTGACTGAGTCCTACAAATCCCAGATCCGCTTGTCGGGTTTGAAGTTGTGCGAAGGTATGGGCCAGTGTGGCCCCCGTGAGGACGCGCGCGCTAAGCGCGGGCCAAAGCCCCACCGACGTCAGAACCTGCTGGGCGGCAGCGCCATATGGCTCGAGAGCCGGGTTCCCCATGGCCAAGTAATCGAACGCCCTTTGTTGCAGCGTTTCCAGAGGGTCATTGAGTCGGTTCGGATAAGGTTGCCAGAGAACGAGGCGTCCCACAGCGTAGCTTGTGCGGCTGCCAGGCACAGCGAGTCCGGCGGATTCCAGCGCTCGCGGGTGCGTGCTATCGGCAGCGAGGAACACATGGTGATTGGCACCGTTCATGATGGCCGCGTGTAATTCCCCCGTGCTTCCGATCGCGATGCGTATCTGGTGTGCAGTCGCACCTTCGAACGCTCTTTTGATTTGAAACAACACGGGAACGAAGTCCGTCGAGCACGCGACGTTGACGATTTCTGCTCGGGCCGGCGCGCAAATGAACAGCAGCGATACCAAACTGATGAACATCCATGTTCTTAGCCGTTTGGCTCGACTCATCCGCGCCCCTGCGTTTTTCAATCCGTCGGCTTGATCAAGAATTCCAGTAGCGCTTTTTGGGCGTGTAGGCGATTCTCGGCTTCATCCCACACGACGCTTTGGGGCCCGTCGATCACATCGCCGGTGACCTCTTCCCCGCGATGAGCCGGTAGGCAGTGCATGAAGACGGCATCGGACGCCGCCAGCGACATGATCTCTGCATTCACCTGGTAGGTACCGAAGATCTTGGCACGTTCAGCTTTCTCGGACTCTTGGCCCATGCTTGCCCACACATCCGTCACCACCAGGTCCGCGCCTTCAGCGGCTGCCCTCGGGTCCACGGTGATTTCCACGTCGGCCTGCGCTTTTCCCATCAAATCGGCGTCCGGTTCATAGCCGGCGGGGCATGCGATCCGAAGGCTAAAGCCGAAACGGGCCGCCGCATTAACGTAGGACTGACACACGTTGTTGCCGTCGCCCAGCCAAGCCACGGTGCGGCCCCGAATGCTGCCTCGGCGCTCTTCGTAGGCCATGACGTCGGCCAACAACTGACAAGGATGGCATAACTCGGTCAGCGCATTAATGACCGGAACCCGGCTGTGCTGCGCGAACGTTTCAACCATGGCGTGCTCGTTGGCTCGAATCATCACGCAGTCGACCATACTGGACAGCACCCGAGCGGTGTCCTCAATGGGTTCTCCCCGGCCCAATTGCATATCCCGAGGCGCAAGAAACAGTGCGGTACCGCCCAGTTGGGCCATGCCGGCTTCAAACGAAACCCGCGTTCGCGTCGACGCTTTCTCGAAAATCATGGCCAAGGTGCGTTGCTTCAACGGGGCGTAAATCTCCCCTTTGCGATGGATGGCCTTGAGCGCATGTCCCCGATCGATCAGATGACGCAGTTCATCTGCCGTGAAGTCAAGCAGGGTGAGTAGGTGGCGGACGGCATTCATTTCGACGCGGCCTTTTGGGATAAAAACCGCTCAACGGTGCGTGTGAGCCGTTGTGTCAGTTCGCTTGCTTCTTCGTCTCGTAATGTCAAAGGGGGTAGCAGCCGTATGACGTTCCCGGCGGTGACGTTGACGAGTAATCGTTCGTCCAAAGCCGATCGCATGATCTCGCTGCAATCGCGGTCGAGCTCAATCCCTAACAACAGGCCCTTGTGCCGATAGTCCCGAACGACGCCTAGCGGATCGAGACAGGTTTTGATTTGGTCCATCAACTGACTGCCCATTCGTGCCGCGCGGCTCGACAGACCTTCCGAGGCGATGGTTTCGACGACCGCCAAACCGACCCGGCTCGCCAGGGGGTTTCCGCCGAAGGTGCTGCCATGATTGCCGGGCTGAAAAACCTCGGCCGCGGAACCCCGCGCCAGACAGGCGCCGATGGGGAATCCGTTACCCAAAGATTTGGCCAGCGTGATGACATCCGGTTCGCTCTGGCCGTGCTGAAAAGCAAACCATCGGCCACTGCGTCCCATGCCGGTTTGGATCTCGTCCAGCATCAGCAGCCAGCTGTGCTGGTCGCAGACTTGGCGCAACTCGTCCAGATAATCCGCGTGGGGTATACGGACCCCGCCTTCGCCCTGAACCGGTTCCACCAACACGGCGACCACTTCGTGGTGGTGTTGCGCGATTTGTCGAACCGCGTCAATGTCGTCGAACGGTACACGGATAAAGCCCGAGACCAGCGGTTCGAAACCGGCCTGCACTTTGCGGTTGCCGGTGGCTGTCAGGGTGGCCATTGTGCGGCCATGAAAAGCGCCTTCCATCACGACGATGTGGGGGTTTTCGACACCGCGGTGGTGGCCGTAGCGCCGCGCCAGTTTAATCGCGGCCTCGTTAGCCTCCGCACCGGAATTACCAAAGAAGACCCGATCCATGCCGCTGATGCTACACAAACGATCGGCCAGTTTTTCCTGCAGTGGGATTTGGTACAGATTGGAGGTATGCATCAGCTTGCTGGCCTGATCAGCCAGTGCCTGCGTTACAGCAGGGTGGCTGTGACCCAGGCCGCAAACCGCGATGCCGCTGAGTGCATCGAGGTAACGGTGACCATCTTCGTCAATCAGCCAAGTCCCTTCACCGTGGCTGAAACTGACGGGCAGTCTGGCGTAAGTACTCATTAGGTGTTCGGTCATATCGGAGAGAATTAAGTTAAACGCGCGAGCTTAAGGCGAATCGAGTAAAAAAATAAAGCGGGGCTGTCCCCAAGGACAGCCCCGACCCTGCGTCAAACCCTTGGCTTAAGACGCTGTGTCGAAATTAGCTTTTGAGATTGCTCGCCACAAAATCCCAGTTTACCAGATTCCAGAACGCTTCCATGTATTTGGGGCGGGCGTTGCGGTAATCGATATAGTAGGCGTGTTCCCAGATATCACAGGTCATCAGCGGAGTTACCGAGGCGTCGGTGAGCGGGGTTTTGGCATCATCGGTTTGAACGATGGCCAAACCGCCGTCGGCCTTTTGAACCAGCCAGCCCCAGCCGGAACCGAAGTTGGCGATGGTTTGCGCGGTGAAATCGCTTTTGAACTGATCGAACGAGCCGAAGCTGCTGACAATTTTTTCTGCCAAAGCGCCACCGGGCTGGCCGCCGCCGTTGGGTGAGAGGCAATTCCAGTAGAAGGTGTGATTCCACACCTGTGCGGCTTGGTTAAAGAGTTTTCCGGTGGCCTTACGAATGATGTCTTCCAGCGACAGGTCGGCGTCTCCGGTACCTTCGATCAGTGAATTGAGGGTGTCCACATAGGTTTTGTGGTGCTTACCATAATGGTATTCCAGCGTTTCCTTGGAGATATGGGGTTCCAAGGCATCCATGGCGTAGGGCAATTCAGGCAATACGTGCGGCATAGAATTTCTCCTTTACGTATTGGATCCAGCGGCAA is from Pseudomonadota bacterium and encodes:
- a CDS encoding Fe-Mn family superoxide dismutase, which codes for MPHVLPELPYAMDALEPHISKETLEYHYGKHHKTYVDTLNSLIEGTGDADLSLEDIIRKATGKLFNQAAQVWNHTFYWNCLSPNGGGQPGGALAEKIVSSFGSFDQFKSDFTAQTIANFGSGWGWLVQKADGGLAIVQTDDAKTPLTDASVTPLMTCDIWEHAYYIDYRNARPKYMEAFWNLVNWDFVASNLKS